A window from Actimicrobium sp. CCC2.4 encodes these proteins:
- a CDS encoding chemotaxis protein CheW — translation MNALVQTDSKGLVHATAAPVASGPKQYLTFLLGGEMFAIGILGIKEIIEYDGLTRVPMMPECILGVINLRGAVVPVMDLAARFGKPPTTITKRTCTVIVEVAAADGERQDITHDMGLVVDAVNAVLDIPDADIEPAPAFGARIRTDFIDGMGKVNGKFVILLNISRVLSIQELGALAQLADAPAAPAALAS, via the coding sequence ATGAACGCACTTGTGCAGACCGACAGCAAGGGACTGGTGCACGCGACAGCTGCGCCGGTGGCTAGCGGACCGAAGCAATACCTGACCTTTTTGCTCGGTGGCGAGATGTTTGCCATCGGCATTCTGGGCATCAAGGAAATCATCGAATACGACGGCCTGACGCGCGTGCCGATGATGCCCGAGTGCATACTCGGCGTGATCAACCTGCGCGGCGCGGTGGTGCCGGTGATGGACCTGGCGGCGCGCTTCGGCAAGCCGCCGACGACGATCACCAAGCGCACCTGCACCGTCATTGTCGAAGTCGCGGCCGCCGATGGCGAGCGTCAGGACATCACCCACGACATGGGACTGGTGGTCGATGCGGTCAATGCAGTGCTTGATATTCCGGATGCCGACATCGAACCGGCACCGGCCTTCGGCGCACGCATCCGCACCGACTTCATCGATGGCATGGGCAAGGTCAATGGCAAGTTCGTGATCCTGCTCAACATCAGCCGCGTGCTGTCTATCCAGGAGCTAGGCGCGCTGGCGCAACTGGCTGATGCACCAGCGGCACCGGCGGCATTGGCATCCTGA
- a CDS encoding protein-glutamate O-methyltransferase CheR: MSLPVITDHEFGQFQRFIFEAAGITLSSSKKALVSGRLAKRLAHYQLDSYSAYFRLLGSREKPGEVQTAIDLLTTNETYFFREPAHFDFLRARALGAVGRGQPFRVWSAASSTGEEAYSIAMVLADSLGSTPWEVFGSDISSSVLAGARSGHYSMQRTDHIPQAYLTRYCLKGGGDHAGTLLIDRALRNKVRFAQVNLNDRLPEMGQFDVIFLRNVMIYFSDDTKRDVVARVLSKLKPGGHFCIGHSESLNDITTDVETLSPSIYRKS; encoded by the coding sequence ATGAGCCTGCCCGTTATTACCGACCATGAGTTCGGCCAGTTCCAGCGCTTCATTTTCGAGGCCGCCGGCATCACGCTGTCGTCCTCGAAAAAAGCGCTGGTCAGCGGCCGGCTGGCCAAGCGACTCGCGCATTACCAGCTTGACAGTTACAGCGCCTATTTCCGGCTACTCGGCAGCCGCGAAAAGCCCGGCGAAGTGCAGACCGCGATCGACCTGCTGACGACTAACGAAACCTATTTTTTTCGCGAGCCGGCGCATTTCGATTTTTTGCGCGCGCGTGCGCTGGGGGCGGTCGGACGCGGCCAGCCGTTCCGGGTCTGGAGTGCCGCCAGCTCGACTGGCGAGGAAGCCTACAGCATCGCGATGGTGCTGGCCGACAGCCTCGGCAGCACGCCGTGGGAAGTGTTCGGCTCCGACATCAGCAGCAGCGTGCTGGCCGGTGCGCGCAGCGGCCACTACTCGATGCAGCGTACCGACCATATCCCGCAAGCCTATCTGACGCGCTACTGCCTCAAGGGTGGCGGTGACCACGCAGGCACCTTGCTGATCGACCGCGCCCTCCGCAACAAGGTGCGCTTTGCGCAAGTCAATCTGAACGACCGGCTGCCGGAAATGGGCCAGTTCGATGTGATTTTCCTGCGCAATGTGATGATCTATTTCAGCGACGACACCAAGCGCGACGTGGTGGCACGCGTGCTGTCGAAACTCAAGCCGGGCGGGCACTTTTGCATCGGCCATTCGGAAAGCCTGAACGACATCACGACCGACGTCGAGACGCTGTCGCCGTCGATTTATCGCAAGTCATAG
- a CDS encoding chemotaxis response regulator protein-glutamate methylesterase: MKRIKVMLIDGSALVRQVLGEVLATDPQIDVISAVASPLLATARMKIQWPDVIVLDIDMPGMEGLPFLRQIMRERPTPIVVCSSRTDAGDRTASEALAAGAVAFIAKPTLGIKQFLGDHASELLSAVRTAAKVRIKPLIVVEKFSADAILPAAAGHGAMIQTTRHIVALGTSTGGTQALEKVLMSLPRVSPGIVIVQHMPEKFTAEFAARLNMLCQIEVREARHKDRVVQGVALIAPGGKHLLLRRVGTQYFVDVIDGPLVNRHRPSVDVLFRSVARSAGANALGVIMTGMGDDGALGLLEMRRAGARTLAQDEESCVVFGMPKEAIKLDAVDKIVPLGAIGREILQQL; this comes from the coding sequence ATGAAGCGGATCAAGGTGATGCTGATCGATGGGTCGGCATTGGTGCGTCAGGTATTGGGTGAGGTGCTGGCGACCGATCCGCAGATCGACGTCATCAGCGCAGTCGCCAGTCCGCTGCTGGCAACGGCGCGCATGAAGATACAGTGGCCCGACGTGATCGTGCTCGACATCGACATGCCCGGCATGGAGGGTCTGCCATTTTTACGCCAGATCATGCGTGAGCGACCGACGCCTATCGTGGTCTGCTCGTCACGGACCGACGCCGGTGACCGCACGGCGAGCGAAGCGCTGGCTGCCGGTGCCGTCGCCTTCATCGCCAAGCCCACGCTGGGCATCAAACAATTCCTCGGCGACCACGCGAGTGAACTGCTCAGCGCCGTCAGGACGGCCGCAAAAGTCCGTATCAAGCCATTGATCGTGGTCGAAAAATTCAGTGCCGACGCGATCCTGCCAGCCGCCGCCGGTCACGGCGCGATGATCCAGACTACCCGGCACATCGTCGCGCTGGGCACCTCGACCGGCGGTACGCAGGCACTCGAAAAAGTACTGATGAGCTTGCCGCGCGTATCGCCCGGCATCGTCATCGTCCAGCACATGCCGGAAAAATTTACCGCCGAATTCGCTGCCCGCCTGAACATGCTGTGCCAGATCGAAGTGCGCGAAGCGCGTCACAAGGACCGCGTCGTGCAGGGCGTGGCATTGATCGCGCCGGGCGGCAAGCACCTGCTGCTGCGCCGCGTCGGCACGCAGTATTTTGTCGATGTCATCGATGGTCCGCTGGTCAACCGGCACCGGCCATCGGTCGACGTGCTGTTCCGGTCGGTGGCCAGGAGTGCGGGTGCCAACGCGCTCGGCGTCATCATGACCGGCATGGGTGACGACGGCGCGCTGGGCTTGCTGGAAATGCGCCGCGCCGGCGCCCGCACACTCGCGCAGGACGAAGAAAGCTGTGTCGTCTTTGGCATGCCGAAAGAAGCCATCAAGCTCGATGCGGTTGACAAGATCGTGCCGCTGGGCGCGATCGGACGCGAGATCCTGCAGCAGTTGTAA
- the pmbA gene encoding metalloprotease PmbA: protein MSAAVFSHTPEQMQQLTQDVLRYARQRGASDASVEVNEGQGLSVTVRKGRVETIEQNKDKGVSVTLYLGSEGHMRSGNADTSDFSQQALKSTVEAAWNIARFTAEDNCAGLPDTDQYEKNPRDLQLYHHWDIDAAQAIALAQRCEAAAFAVDPRVNNSEGAGVYAQHSQFVMANSRGFMGGYAFSRHTLSVSPITGRGNGMQRDDWYSSQRDPQRLASPEAIGRYAAERALARLRARQLSTRKCAVLFEAPLAVGLLGTFVQAVSGGALYRKSTFLLDSLGKQALSGHIRIAEDPYVLGAVGSAPFDDEGCRTVARDVVVDGIVQGYFLSTYSARKLGMAGTGNAGGSHNLTMSSSRTKPTDDFKAMLRQLGTGLLVTELMGEGTNYVTGDYSRGASGFWVEGGVIQYPVEEITIAGNMQTMFKQIVAIGADTHLRGTKQTGSVLIESMTIAGD from the coding sequence ATGAGCGCAGCCGTCTTCAGCCATACCCCCGAACAAATGCAGCAACTCACTCAGGATGTCCTGCGCTACGCCCGCCAGCGCGGTGCCTCGGACGCCTCAGTCGAAGTCAATGAAGGCCAGGGACTGTCGGTCACCGTGCGCAAGGGGCGGGTTGAAACTATCGAACAGAACAAGGACAAGGGCGTCTCGGTGACGCTGTATCTCGGTAGCGAAGGCCATATGCGTAGTGGTAACGCCGATACCTCCGACTTCTCCCAACAGGCACTCAAGTCCACCGTCGAAGCGGCCTGGAACATCGCCCGTTTCACGGCCGAAGACAATTGCGCCGGTCTGCCGGATACCGATCAGTACGAAAAAAATCCGCGCGACCTGCAGCTGTATCACCACTGGGATATCGATGCCGCCCAAGCAATCGCGCTGGCGCAGCGCTGCGAAGCAGCCGCGTTCGCGGTCGATCCGCGCGTCAACAATAGCGAGGGGGCCGGCGTCTACGCGCAGCACTCACAATTCGTGATGGCGAACTCGCGTGGTTTCATGGGCGGCTATGCATTTTCGCGGCACACGCTGTCGGTCTCGCCGATCACCGGTCGCGGCAACGGCATGCAGCGCGATGACTGGTATTCGTCGCAGCGCGATCCGCAACGCCTGGCCAGTCCCGAAGCCATCGGCCGCTATGCCGCCGAGCGTGCGCTGGCACGACTGCGCGCACGCCAGCTATCGACCCGCAAATGTGCCGTACTGTTCGAAGCCCCGCTAGCCGTCGGCTTGCTGGGCACGTTCGTGCAAGCCGTCTCGGGCGGCGCGCTGTATCGCAAATCCACCTTCCTGCTCGACTCGCTCGGCAAGCAGGCCTTGTCCGGTCACATCCGTATTGCCGAAGACCCGTACGTCCTTGGTGCGGTCGGATCGGCACCGTTCGATGATGAAGGTTGCCGCACGGTCGCGCGCGACGTGGTGGTCGATGGGATAGTGCAAGGCTATTTTCTGTCGACGTATTCGGCGCGTAAGCTGGGGATGGCGGGTACAGGCAATGCCGGTGGCTCGCACAACCTGACGATGTCGTCCAGCCGGACCAAGCCGACCGATGACTTCAAGGCCATGCTCAGGCAGCTCGGTACCGGCTTGCTGGTCACCGAACTGATGGGCGAGGGTACCAATTACGTCACCGGCGATTACTCACGCGGTGCCTCCGGCTTCTGGGTCGAGGGTGGCGTAATTCAGTATCCGGTCGAAGAAATCACCATCGCCGGCAACATGCAAACCATGTTCAAGCAGATCGTCGCGATCGGTGCCGACACCCATCTGCGCGGCACCAAGCAAACCGGATCGGTGCTCATCGAGAGCATGACGATCGCCGGCGACTGA
- the yjgA gene encoding ribosome biogenesis factor YjgA — protein MPNPNRGNCGFQSTEFEQEYERPSKSQLKRDMTALQKLGAELVAEARDRVKRVPMPEDVREAILECQLIKDHEGRRRQLQYVGKKMRTLNDDELAAIQRTLDSWRGLSKADTNAMHALERRRDKLLTDEKVLTDLLDQNPELDAQHLRGLIRNARKEQAENKPPKAYRELFQILKQVAAKAKPDDDANDDHDED, from the coding sequence ATGCCTAATCCCAATCGCGGTAACTGCGGCTTCCAATCGACCGAATTCGAACAGGAATACGAACGCCCTTCCAAGTCCCAACTCAAGCGCGACATGACTGCGCTGCAAAAGCTCGGTGCCGAGCTGGTCGCCGAAGCACGTGACCGCGTCAAGCGCGTACCGATGCCTGAAGATGTGCGCGAAGCCATCCTCGAATGCCAGCTGATCAAAGATCACGAAGGTCGTCGCCGTCAGTTGCAATATGTCGGCAAAAAAATGCGCACGCTCAATGACGACGAACTCGCTGCCATCCAGCGCACACTCGATAGCTGGCGCGGCCTGTCGAAAGCCGACACCAATGCGATGCACGCACTGGAACGGCGGCGCGATAAATTGCTCACCGATGAAAAAGTCCTGACCGACTTGCTCGACCAGAATCCTGAACTCGATGCCCAGCATCTGCGCGGCCTGATCCGTAACGCCCGCAAGGAGCAGGCGGAAAACAAGCCGCCGAAGGCGTATCGCGAGCTGTTCCAGATCCTCAAGCAGGTTGCTGCCAAGGCCAAGCCCGATGACGACGCTAATGACGACCACGACGAAGACTGA
- the mog gene encoding molybdopterin adenylyltransferase → MTTTTKTDADVLRIGLISVSDRASAGIYEDQGIPALRAWFTSALTSPWVIVTRLIPDERPAIEAALIDLVDNERCHLVLTTGGTGPARRDVTPEATLAIATKEMPGFGEQMRQISLRFVATAILSRQVAVIRETSDHAALIMNLPGQPKSIRETLEGLKDTDGKQLVAGIFAAVPYCIDLIGGPYIETEPAVCTVFRPKSALRVKPA, encoded by the coding sequence ATGACGACCACGACGAAGACTGACGCCGACGTGCTGCGCATCGGCCTGATCTCGGTCTCCGACCGCGCGTCGGCCGGCATTTACGAAGACCAGGGCATACCGGCCCTGCGTGCGTGGTTCACCAGCGCGCTGACCAGTCCCTGGGTCATCGTCACCCGTCTGATTCCGGATGAACGCCCTGCCATCGAAGCGGCACTGATCGACCTGGTGGATAACGAGCGCTGCCATCTGGTGCTGACCACCGGCGGCACAGGCCCGGCCCGTCGCGATGTGACACCGGAAGCCACGCTGGCGATCGCCACCAAGGAAATGCCCGGATTTGGCGAACAGATGCGCCAGATCAGTTTGCGCTTTGTGGCGACCGCTATCCTGTCACGACAGGTTGCCGTCATTCGCGAGACCAGCGACCATGCCGCGCTGATCATGAATTTGCCCGGTCAGCCGAAGTCGATCCGCGAAACGCTCGAAGGCCTGAAAGATACCGACGGCAAGCAACTGGTGGCCGGCATATTTGCCGCCGTGCCGTATTGCATCGATCTGATCGGTGGTCCGTACATCGAGACAGAGCCGGCTGTTTGCACCGTGTTCCGGCCCAAATCCGCGTTGCGGGTCAAGCCGGCCTGA
- a CDS encoding alpha/beta hydrolase, with protein sequence MTPPLLDCIILDTSPAPTAAVIWLHGLGADGNDFAPVVEELDLTGCPGIRFVFPHAPTMPVTVNNGYVMRAWYDILGTDLVRREDEAGLRKSQAAIEQLIAQQTAAGIPASRIVLAGFSQGCAMTLQTGLRHPKQLAGLLCLSGYVPLNAKLAEERHPANQHTPIFLAHGRSDPVIPFARAEQSRDLLLSLGYAVDWQAYPMQHSLCPQEIKDIGAWFQKTLTTN encoded by the coding sequence ATGACTCCTCCTCTGCTTGACTGCATCATCCTTGATACCTCGCCCGCGCCAACCGCCGCTGTCATCTGGCTGCATGGACTCGGTGCTGACGGCAATGACTTTGCGCCCGTCGTGGAGGAACTTGACCTGACCGGTTGCCCAGGCATCCGCTTCGTCTTTCCGCACGCGCCGACGATGCCGGTAACGGTCAACAACGGCTACGTGATGCGCGCGTGGTACGACATCCTCGGTACCGATCTGGTCCGGCGCGAAGACGAGGCCGGCTTGCGCAAGTCGCAAGCCGCTATTGAGCAATTGATCGCACAGCAAACCGCAGCGGGCATTCCCGCCAGCCGTATTGTGCTGGCAGGGTTTTCGCAAGGCTGCGCAATGACACTACAAACCGGCTTGCGTCATCCTAAGCAATTGGCCGGCTTGCTGTGCTTGTCCGGCTACGTGCCGCTCAACGCTAAGCTGGCTGAAGAACGGCATCCGGCCAACCAGCACACGCCGATCTTCCTGGCCCATGGCCGCAGTGATCCGGTGATCCCTTTTGCGCGTGCCGAGCAGTCGCGCGACCTGCTGCTGTCGCTCGGTTATGCCGTCGACTGGCAAGCGTATCCGATGCAACATTCACTCTGCCCGCAAGAGATCAAGGATATCGGTGCCTGGTTCCAAAAAACACTGACTACTAACTGA
- a CDS encoding HAMP domain-containing sensor histidine kinase gives MLASLIVDQRVVLMESWRDRLRQLDSARHLDQPTLNDHIPLLLDELASAFRRNMSDSRIESHITTPPEHGLQRLEDGFAIDEVVAEYNILRACIHDLADDNGLSLQGKPFHILNQVLDGAIGAAVQSYATQRALDVQTRREDYLAFVAHDLRTPLSAISLAARVLELSVHDPAKAKQTGQMLKTLHRNVQHLSSLVANILDESTNLQTGSGVTLKCRHFDLWPLVEALIIDLHPVAGTGSTRLLNEVPEDQTIYADANLLRRVLQNLIANAIHYTPHGDVTISAGPAGDGLGIECTVSDTGSGIAADLLDKVFDKFESDPANGSGMGLGLAIVKTFVEAHGGLVGVDSVPGRGSVFRITLPNH, from the coding sequence TTGCTCGCCAGCCTGATCGTTGACCAGCGCGTCGTGCTGATGGAGAGTTGGCGCGACCGGCTCCGGCAACTCGACTCGGCCCGGCATCTCGACCAGCCGACACTCAACGACCATATCCCCTTGTTGCTCGACGAGCTGGCCAGTGCGTTTCGACGCAATATGAGCGACAGCCGAATTGAATCGCACATTACGACGCCGCCGGAACACGGCCTGCAACGGCTCGAAGATGGCTTTGCCATTGATGAAGTGGTGGCCGAATACAACATCCTGCGCGCTTGCATCCACGACCTGGCCGACGACAATGGCTTGAGCTTGCAAGGCAAGCCATTCCATATTCTGAATCAGGTACTTGACGGGGCAATCGGCGCCGCCGTGCAAAGTTATGCAACGCAACGTGCGCTGGATGTGCAGACGCGCCGCGAAGATTATCTGGCGTTTGTTGCGCATGATTTGCGTACGCCGCTCAGTGCGATTTCTCTGGCGGCACGCGTGCTGGAGTTGTCAGTGCATGATCCGGCAAAAGCGAAGCAGACCGGCCAGATGCTCAAGACCTTGCATCGCAACGTGCAGCACTTGTCCTCGCTCGTCGCCAACATCCTTGATGAAAGTACCAATCTGCAAACCGGGAGTGGCGTCACGCTGAAGTGCCGCCACTTCGACCTGTGGCCACTGGTGGAAGCCTTGATCATCGACCTCCATCCGGTGGCAGGCACGGGCAGCACCCGCCTGCTCAACGAAGTGCCCGAAGACCAGACAATCTATGCCGATGCCAACCTGCTACGACGCGTCCTGCAAAATCTGATCGCCAACGCGATCCATTACACCCCGCACGGCGACGTCACGATTTCGGCCGGTCCGGCCGGCGATGGTCTAGGCATCGAATGCACCGTCAGCGATACCGGGTCCGGCATCGCTGCCGACCTGCTCGACAAGGTCTTCGACAAGTTCGAAAGCGATCCTGCCAACGGCAGCGGCATGGGACTGGGTCTGGCTATCGTCAAGACCTTTGTCGAAGCGCATGGTGGCCTGGTGGGTGTTGACAGCGTGCCGGGCCGGGGATCGGTGTTTCGGATTACCTTGCCGAATCACTGA
- the purU gene encoding formyltetrahydrofolate deformylase produces MMHPEYILTLSCLDQRGIVHRVSGFLAEHGCNIIDSAQFGDAQSKLFFMRVHFSAEDAAVSDQQLHAGIAALAATMQMTAQLNDARKKPKMMLMVSKIGHCLNDLLFRYRSGLLPVEIPAIVSNHTEFYQLAASYNIPFHHLPLAAGASPDDKRKQEQKILDLVATHDIDLIVLARYMQILSPELCYAFRGRAINIHHSFLPSFKGAKPYAQAHERGVKLIGATAHFVTGDLDEGPIIEQDVERVDHAMDPETLTAIGRDVECVVLARAVKWFVEHRILLNGSKTVVFK; encoded by the coding sequence ATGATGCATCCCGAATATATCCTGACTCTCTCCTGCCTCGACCAGCGCGGCATCGTGCATCGCGTCTCCGGCTTCCTGGCCGAACATGGTTGCAACATCATTGACTCAGCCCAGTTTGGCGATGCGCAGTCAAAGCTGTTTTTCATGCGGGTTCATTTTTCTGCGGAAGATGCTGCCGTGAGTGATCAGCAATTGCACGCCGGGATAGCGGCGCTGGCAGCGACGATGCAAATGACGGCGCAACTCAACGACGCGCGCAAGAAGCCGAAGATGATGCTGATGGTGTCGAAGATCGGACATTGCCTCAATGACCTGCTGTTTCGCTATCGCAGCGGCCTGTTGCCAGTCGAGATCCCAGCCATTGTTTCGAACCACACCGAGTTTTATCAGTTAGCAGCGAGCTACAACATTCCCTTCCATCATTTGCCGCTGGCCGCCGGTGCTTCGCCGGATGACAAACGCAAGCAGGAACAAAAAATCCTCGATCTGGTAGCGACCCACGACATCGACCTGATCGTGCTGGCGCGCTACATGCAAATCCTGTCGCCCGAGCTATGCTATGCGTTCCGCGGCCGCGCCATCAATATTCATCACTCGTTTCTGCCCAGTTTCAAGGGCGCGAAACCTTATGCGCAGGCGCACGAGCGCGGCGTCAAGCTGATCGGTGCGACCGCGCATTTTGTTACCGGGGATTTGGATGAAGGTCCGATCATCGAGCAGGATGTCGAACGGGTCGATCACGCGATGGACCCCGAGACACTCACGGCCATTGGCCGTGATGTTGAATGCGTGGTGCTGGCGCGTGCGGTGAAGTGGTTTGTCGAACACCGGATTTTGTTGAACGGGTCGAAGACGGTGGTGTTCAAGTAA
- a CDS encoding polymer-forming cytoskeletal protein codes for MLRSETLFGKRDTATPASPFSSSGSSTLGSGSSISKSSPAGGSTTAPPASTTAAPVAPAPSEMSSTNEVGSKLIVGPNIKLKGVEITDCDTLVVEGRVEATMDSRVIQIAESGAFKGSAEIDIAEIRGEFDGELTVRQKLVIYSTGKVSGKIRYGKVVIEEGGQLSGDVQVGTIGAPRNLSVAKSVV; via the coding sequence ATGCTTCGATCAGAAACACTTTTTGGCAAACGCGACACCGCCACGCCAGCCTCGCCATTCAGCAGCAGTGGCAGCAGCACTTTAGGTAGCGGTTCAAGCATCTCGAAGTCATCGCCTGCGGGTGGCAGCACCACGGCTCCGCCTGCGTCGACGACGGCTGCTCCGGTAGCACCTGCTCCTTCCGAAATGTCGAGCACCAACGAAGTCGGCAGCAAGCTCATCGTCGGTCCGAACATCAAGCTCAAAGGCGTCGAGATCACCGATTGCGACACGCTTGTGGTCGAGGGCAGGGTCGAGGCCACGATGGATTCGCGTGTGATCCAGATCGCCGAAAGTGGCGCATTCAAGGGTTCGGCAGAAATTGACATCGCCGAAATCCGCGGCGAGTTTGATGGTGAACTGACCGTGCGTCAAAAGCTGGTCATTTATTCTACCGGCAAGGTATCGGGCAAGATCCGCTACGGCAAGGTCGTCATCGAAGAGGGTGGCCAGTTATCCGGCGACGTGCAAGTCGGCACCATAGGCGCACCGCGCAATTTGTCAGTAGCGAAATCGGTGGTGTGA
- a CDS encoding NADP-dependent oxidoreductase codes for MSATPNIATLINQQYRLAARPVGLPVDSDWHFTTGPVREIADNEVLVQTIYLSLDPAMRGWMNDGKSYIRPVAIDEVMRAGGIGKVLASTSPAFAVGDFVSGGLGVQSYWTGAADDKVAGLFKVDRTVAPLPKYLNALGMPGMTAYFGLLEVGQPKAGETVVVSGAAGAVGQTVGQVAKQRGCRVVGIAGGAEKCAFVVDELGFDACIDYKNGSVRDGLKEHCPKGVDVYFDNVGGDILDTVLTRINLKARIVICGAISQYNNTTAVKGPANYLSLLVNRARMEGIVVFDYADRYQQGVTAMAQWMQEGTFKTREDIVVGLEKFPEALLMLFNGGNFGKLILQVADEG; via the coding sequence ATGTCCGCAACACCCAACATAGCGACTTTGATCAACCAGCAGTATCGCCTCGCCGCCCGCCCTGTCGGCCTTCCGGTCGACAGCGACTGGCATTTTACGACCGGACCCGTGCGCGAGATTGCCGACAATGAAGTGCTGGTGCAAACCATCTATCTGTCACTCGATCCGGCGATGCGCGGCTGGATGAATGACGGCAAATCTTACATCCGTCCGGTCGCCATCGATGAAGTCATGCGCGCCGGCGGCATCGGCAAAGTGCTGGCCTCGACATCACCGGCATTCGCGGTCGGCGACTTTGTCTCCGGCGGGTTGGGTGTACAAAGTTACTGGACCGGCGCGGCAGACGACAAGGTCGCCGGCTTGTTCAAGGTCGATCGTACCGTGGCACCGTTACCCAAATATCTCAATGCGCTCGGCATGCCCGGCATGACAGCGTATTTTGGTCTGCTTGAAGTCGGCCAGCCGAAAGCCGGCGAGACCGTGGTGGTCTCGGGCGCTGCCGGTGCGGTCGGGCAAACCGTCGGACAGGTCGCCAAACAGCGCGGATGCCGGGTGGTCGGCATCGCCGGCGGAGCAGAAAAATGCGCCTTCGTCGTCGATGAACTGGGCTTCGACGCCTGCATCGATTACAAAAATGGATCCGTCCGGGACGGACTGAAAGAGCATTGCCCGAAAGGCGTCGACGTCTATTTTGATAATGTCGGCGGCGACATCCTCGATACCGTGCTGACCCGCATCAATCTGAAAGCCCGCATTGTGATTTGCGGTGCGATCTCTCAGTACAACAACACGACCGCAGTCAAAGGACCGGCCAATTATCTGTCGCTGCTGGTGAACCGCGCGCGCATGGAAGGCATTGTGGTATTCGATTATGCCGACCGGTATCAACAAGGCGTCACGGCGATGGCGCAATGGATGCAGGAAGGCACGTTCAAGACGCGCGAAGATATCGTTGTCGGCCTGGAGAAATTTCCGGAAGCGCTGCTGATGCTGTTCAATGGCGGCAATTTCGGCAAGTTGATCCTGCAAGTGGCTGACGAAGGCTAG
- a CDS encoding DUF4198 domain-containing protein gives MRHWITTVFATLLMMVSGWAGAHEFWLRAEPLSPRVGTSAQLFIYFGEYFEGTQAGFLTSHSAALRHYSVGGSEDLMGLVPSVDAIGQVPVRIGRAGTHLVAFDSHTAQITLPADKFNAYLHDEGLDSIVREREAAGTLGREGRERFRRHTKTLMRAGGTSDATYAMRTGQRLELVPLDDPLSPPPGAPLRFKLLFDGKPLPDALLRAWHHNRQQTVSIRAISDSNGDVTYTFPYAGTWMISTVHMIAATDAPGVDWDSFWGSLMFEVPARK, from the coding sequence ATGCGCCACTGGATTACGACTGTTTTTGCCACTTTGCTGATGATGGTGTCCGGCTGGGCCGGCGCCCACGAGTTCTGGTTGCGTGCCGAACCACTGTCGCCACGGGTGGGGACAAGTGCGCAACTGTTCATTTATTTCGGAGAGTATTTTGAAGGCACGCAAGCCGGTTTCCTAACCAGTCACTCGGCTGCGCTACGTCATTACTCCGTCGGGGGTAGCGAAGACTTGATGGGCCTGGTGCCATCGGTCGATGCGATCGGCCAGGTGCCGGTGCGCATCGGACGCGCCGGTACCCATCTGGTCGCGTTCGATAGCCATACCGCACAGATCACGCTCCCGGCCGACAAGTTCAATGCGTATTTGCATGATGAAGGTCTCGACAGCATCGTGCGCGAGCGCGAGGCGGCCGGCACGCTGGGGCGGGAAGGGCGCGAACGCTTTCGTCGCCATACCAAGACCTTGATGCGCGCCGGCGGCACCTCCGATGCCACGTACGCGATGCGTACCGGGCAGCGGCTGGAACTGGTGCCACTCGATGATCCGCTCTCGCCGCCACCGGGCGCGCCGCTGCGCTTCAAGTTGCTGTTCGATGGCAAGCCGCTGCCTGACGCCCTGTTGCGTGCATGGCATCACAACCGTCAACAGACCGTCTCGATTCGCGCGATCAGCGACAGCAACGGCGATGTGACTTACACCTTTCCGTATGCCGGCACATGGATGATCAGCACCGTCCACATGATCGCTGCGACCGACGCGCCCGGGGTGGATTGGGATAGCTTCTGGGGCAGCCTGATGTTCGAGGTGCCCGCCCGGAAATGA